The proteins below are encoded in one region of Micromonospora yangpuensis:
- a CDS encoding cellulase family glycosylhydrolase: MAGTTGTSMRARWRLGLITGTLTVLMVSLGMTFAVSAQAAAGCRVAYTANQWPGGFTANVAVTNLGDPVNGWRLTWTFPSGQQVTSAWNATVTAAGANVTATSLSYNASLATNGSTSFGFNGSWSGSNTAPTTFALNGVTCTGNVGPTTPPPTTPPVTPPPTTPPPAGDAMSYVAAMQPGWNLGNTFDAVGDDETAWGNPRVTEAQLDNIRAQGFKSIRIPVTWSNHHGAGPDYTIDPVWLNRIKEVVGWALDDGFYVMINLHHDSWQWINAMPTDRTTVLNRYNALWTQIAAAFQDASPKLHFESVNEPQFANSSGDAQNAQLLHELNVNFHRIVRASGGNNATRMLVLPTLHTSSEQPRIDELTATFNQLNDRNLIATVHFYGYWPFSVNVAGGTRFDATTQKDLTDAFDRVHNAFVAKGIPVVIGEYGLLGFDRHTGTIQQGEKLKFFEFLGHYARSKRLTTQLWDNGQHFDRTTFQWRDPELWGQIRSSWTTRSGTASSDQVYVPRTGSISARSLTLNLNGTTFTGLRQGNTELVRGTDYTVSGDQLTLTAGALTRLVGNRAYGVRATLSARFSAGVPWRIDVISYDPPTVSNATGATSAFTVPTQFRGDQLATMEARYADGSNAGPHNWTSYKEFDVAFSPDYAANTIELTPEFFAEVNDGARVTLTFHFWSGATVTYHVTRSGDTVTGTTASAARVG, from the coding sequence ATGGCCGGCACAACAGGCACGTCGATGCGAGCACGATGGCGACTCGGTCTGATCACCGGCACCCTGACGGTGCTGATGGTCAGCCTCGGAATGACCTTCGCGGTGAGCGCCCAGGCAGCGGCCGGCTGCCGGGTGGCGTACACCGCCAACCAGTGGCCCGGTGGCTTCACCGCCAACGTGGCCGTGACCAACCTCGGCGATCCGGTCAACGGCTGGCGGCTGACCTGGACGTTCCCCTCCGGACAGCAGGTGACCTCGGCGTGGAACGCCACCGTCACCGCCGCCGGCGCCAACGTCACCGCCACCAGCCTGAGCTACAACGCCAGCCTGGCCACCAACGGCAGCACGTCGTTCGGCTTCAACGGCTCCTGGTCGGGCAGCAACACCGCGCCCACCACGTTCGCCCTCAACGGGGTCACCTGCACCGGCAACGTCGGCCCCACCACCCCGCCGCCGACCACCCCGCCGGTCACGCCACCGCCGACGACCCCGCCGCCGGCCGGTGACGCGATGTCCTACGTGGCGGCGATGCAACCGGGCTGGAACCTCGGCAACACCTTCGACGCGGTCGGCGACGACGAGACGGCCTGGGGCAACCCCCGGGTCACCGAGGCACAGCTGGACAACATCCGCGCCCAGGGCTTCAAGAGCATCCGGATCCCGGTCACCTGGAGCAACCACCACGGGGCCGGCCCGGACTACACCATCGACCCGGTCTGGCTGAACCGGATCAAGGAGGTGGTCGGCTGGGCGCTGGACGACGGCTTCTACGTGATGATCAACCTGCACCACGACTCGTGGCAGTGGATCAACGCGATGCCTACCGACCGGACCACCGTGCTCAACCGGTACAACGCGTTGTGGACCCAGATCGCCGCCGCGTTCCAGGACGCCTCACCGAAGCTGCACTTCGAGAGCGTCAACGAACCGCAGTTCGCCAACAGCTCCGGCGACGCGCAGAACGCCCAGCTGCTGCACGAGCTGAACGTCAACTTCCACCGGATCGTGCGCGCCTCCGGCGGCAACAACGCGACCCGGATGCTGGTCCTGCCGACCCTGCACACCTCGTCCGAGCAGCCCCGCATCGACGAGCTGACCGCCACCTTCAACCAGCTCAACGACCGCAACCTGATCGCCACGGTGCACTTCTACGGGTACTGGCCGTTCAGCGTGAACGTCGCCGGGGGCACCCGCTTCGACGCCACCACCCAGAAGGATCTCACCGACGCCTTCGACCGGGTGCACAACGCCTTCGTCGCCAAGGGCATCCCGGTGGTCATCGGCGAGTACGGTCTGCTCGGCTTCGACCGGCACACCGGCACCATCCAGCAGGGCGAGAAGCTCAAGTTCTTCGAGTTCCTCGGCCACTACGCGAGGTCCAAGCGGCTGACCACCCAGCTCTGGGACAACGGGCAGCACTTCGACCGGACCACCTTCCAGTGGCGCGACCCGGAGCTGTGGGGGCAGATCAGGTCGAGCTGGACCACCCGCTCCGGCACCGCCTCGTCCGACCAGGTGTACGTGCCGCGTACCGGGTCGATCAGCGCCAGGTCGCTGACCCTGAACCTGAACGGCACCACCTTCACCGGGCTGCGCCAGGGCAACACCGAGCTGGTCCGGGGCACCGACTACACGGTCTCCGGCGACCAGCTCACCCTCACCGCGGGCGCGTTGACCCGACTGGTCGGCAACCGGGCGTACGGGGTGCGGGCCACCCTGTCGGCCCGGTTCTCCGCCGGGGTGCCGTGGCGGATCGACGTGATCTCGTACGACCCGCCGACGGTGTCCAACGCCACCGGGGCGACCAGCGCCTTCACCGTCCCGACCCAGTTCCGGGGTGACCAGCTCGCCACCATGGAGGCCAGGTACGCCGACGGCAGCAACGCCGGCCCGCACAACTGGACGTCGTACAAGGAGTTCGACGTCGCCTTCTCACCCGACTACGCGGCCAACACCATCGAGCTGACCCCGGAGTTCTTCGCCGAGGTCAACGACGGTGCGCGGGTGACCCTCACCTTCCACTTCTGGAGCGGTGCGACGGTCACCTACCACGTCACCAGGTCGGGTGACACCGTCACCGGCACCACCGCCAGCGCCGCCCGGGTGGGCTGA
- a CDS encoding NADPH-dependent F420 reductase, whose translation MKIGIIGSGHIGGNLARRLVPLGHEVTVANSRGPQSLAPLADETGATAGTVEQAVDGADLVVVAIPLRAVPELPGALFEGKVVVDANNYYAQRDGDIAELLDRSLSSSRWTADHLKGARVVKAFNNIQAPHLLERGRPAGAGDRIALPVAADDADADAKRLVMELVDTLGFDAVDAGTLDESWRQQPDTPVYGTDRDAEGVRRGLAEARP comes from the coding sequence ATGAAGATCGGAATCATCGGGTCGGGGCACATCGGTGGCAACCTGGCTCGTCGGCTGGTGCCACTGGGACACGAGGTGACCGTGGCGAACTCACGCGGTCCGCAGTCCCTCGCCCCGCTCGCCGACGAGACAGGTGCCACCGCGGGGACCGTGGAGCAGGCCGTCGACGGCGCGGACCTGGTCGTGGTGGCCATCCCGCTGCGGGCCGTACCGGAGTTGCCCGGTGCGCTGTTCGAGGGCAAGGTGGTGGTCGACGCCAACAACTACTACGCCCAGCGGGACGGGGACATCGCCGAGCTGCTGGACCGCAGCCTCAGCTCCAGCCGGTGGACGGCAGACCACCTCAAGGGCGCCCGGGTGGTCAAGGCGTTCAACAACATCCAGGCCCCGCACCTGCTGGAGCGGGGTCGGCCGGCCGGAGCGGGCGACCGGATCGCGCTGCCGGTGGCCGCCGACGACGCCGACGCCGACGCCAAGCGGTTGGTGATGGAGCTGGTCGACACCCTGGGATTCGACGCCGTCGACGCCGGCACCCTGGACGAGAGCTGGCGGCAGCAGCCGGACACCCCGGTCTACGGCACCGACCGCGACGCCGAGGGCGTCCGTAGGGGCCTGGCCGAAGCGCGCCCCTGA
- a CDS encoding SCO4848 family membrane protein translates to MVLSRGWSLFLVGVGVWTWVIWPRFAVAIWQDPRAWVSGTVGDWPATGFLWIHALLIGTSLAVGTTVGLLGIRGWRARKASSPGV, encoded by the coding sequence ATGGTGCTGTCGCGTGGCTGGTCGCTGTTCCTGGTCGGGGTCGGCGTCTGGACCTGGGTGATCTGGCCCAGGTTCGCGGTCGCGATCTGGCAGGACCCCCGGGCCTGGGTGAGCGGCACCGTCGGGGACTGGCCGGCAACCGGCTTTCTGTGGATCCACGCGCTGCTGATCGGTACCTCGCTGGCCGTCGGCACCACGGTGGGACTGCTCGGGATACGCGGCTGGCGAGCGCGCAAGGCCAGCTCACCGGGCGTGTGA
- a CDS encoding MAB_1171c family putative transporter produces the protein MLTWLNFTALALAVGVAGYKLVPVRGRRRAAGTRYLSAFFLCIGLGLAVMAHPVLVAISHVEPVPNLGRLLGNGLEMLAAYFLGALGQSIARPAGTRRWLRRHTVLLVGTVLLMGALLAGADTAFTLNFVNAYSRDPLVVGYLVVFFSYIALCLVTFITSVGGYLRHVTEPVLRTGLALVVTGAALGIVWAAWSGVRPVVTLVTGRSLATTLPIGSTLGSICMLLWLIGATLTAWGDRITAPLRWLRAVRRLRRIDPLWRALRAALPQITLNTSGGWPLPGAEFALYRRVIEVRDAQLTLRSYAHPDVPRWVGPAADPATVEAAVIAAALVGHAHGRDYRAEHPFQDVDASVASESAWLARVARQFTDSAEVDRVRHLAAEAATAADHAERS, from the coding sequence GTGTTGACCTGGCTGAACTTCACCGCCCTGGCGCTGGCCGTCGGGGTCGCCGGCTACAAACTCGTGCCGGTACGCGGCCGGCGGCGCGCCGCCGGCACCCGGTACCTCTCCGCGTTCTTCCTCTGCATCGGTCTCGGGTTGGCCGTGATGGCACACCCGGTGCTGGTCGCGATCAGCCACGTCGAGCCGGTACCGAACCTCGGTCGGCTGCTCGGCAACGGCCTGGAGATGCTCGCCGCGTACTTCCTCGGCGCGCTCGGCCAGAGCATCGCCCGCCCGGCCGGCACCCGTCGGTGGCTGCGCCGGCACACGGTCCTGCTGGTCGGCACGGTCCTGCTGATGGGGGCGCTGCTGGCCGGCGCGGACACCGCCTTCACGTTGAATTTCGTCAACGCGTACTCCCGGGACCCGCTGGTGGTCGGCTACCTCGTCGTCTTCTTCAGCTACATCGCGCTCTGCCTGGTCACCTTCATCACCAGCGTGGGCGGCTACCTACGGCACGTGACCGAACCGGTGCTGCGGACCGGACTGGCGCTGGTGGTCACCGGGGCCGCGCTCGGCATCGTCTGGGCGGCCTGGTCCGGGGTCCGGCCGGTGGTCACCCTGGTCACCGGCCGGTCCCTGGCCACCACGTTGCCGATCGGCAGCACCCTGGGTTCGATCTGCATGCTGCTCTGGCTGATCGGGGCGACCCTGACCGCCTGGGGCGACCGGATCACCGCGCCACTGCGCTGGCTGCGGGCGGTGCGTCGGCTGCGCCGGATCGACCCGCTCTGGCGGGCGCTGCGGGCCGCGCTGCCGCAGATCACGCTCAACACCAGCGGCGGCTGGCCGCTGCCCGGTGCGGAGTTCGCGCTCTACCGGCGGGTGATCGAGGTCCGCGACGCCCAGCTGACGCTGCGGTCGTACGCGCATCCGGACGTGCCCCGCTGGGTCGGCCCGGCGGCTGACCCGGCCACCGTGGAGGCGGCGGTGATCGCCGCCGCCCTGGTCGGTCACGCCCACGGGCGGGACTACCGGGCCGAGCACCCCTTCCAGGACGTGGACGCCTCGGTGGCCTCGGAGAGCGCCTGGCTGGCCCGGGTGGCCCGGCAGTTCACCGACTCGGCGGAGGTCGACCGGGTCCGGCACCTCGCCGCCGAAGCGGCCACTGCCGCAGACCACGCCGAGCGGTCGTAG
- a CDS encoding VanW family protein, translating to MPLTLYGEKTPPADDRPTVQVTAVSWPGVDPPPTQAGPPTAGPAGRRSRFRRPRVLLAAGVTTVVLAGAGAYAYAGDVPRGTTVLGTEVGGRSRTAAAGELRAELERRTGTLTAPLTVRVGEKTAEIDPAEVGLTVDVDATVAAAAEAGAHPVSRLVGSREVEPVVVVDADRLDAALRKVMGNQGRKMTMPAISFKGTTVKVTRPKPSLALDPQRSAEAVRAGWLAGQPVTVPLVETHPATTAEEVDKLAAELAEPAVAKAVTLRTDQGSVSIPPAAIAKSLRFSADKAGKLTPKVDVKRLRSALGDKLSKIEVEARDARMAVTGGKPKVVDDGRPGQQLDTATLGKDLLAVLPKGDDRTVSGELKPVQPEVTADKIGELGIKERVSKFTTQFTGGLSAPRSKNIVQIAKDVDGTVVLPGETFSLNGHTGERGYAQGYHDAPVIMDGKLVPGVGGGTSQFTTTLFNATYYAGLEDVEHKPHSYWFSRYPAVIESTIFWPNLDFKFRNNTEYGVLIDTSYTSSSITVSIWSTKIYDSVKTEYGPRRDITKPVTTYLEPGPSCIPANGIDGFAQDAFRVIKKDGKVVKREKFSWRYAAEPRFVCGKKPS from the coding sequence GTGCCCTTGACTCTGTACGGTGAAAAAACTCCCCCCGCTGACGACCGGCCGACCGTGCAGGTCACGGCGGTCAGTTGGCCGGGCGTGGACCCGCCGCCGACGCAGGCGGGGCCCCCGACCGCCGGCCCGGCCGGCAGGCGTTCCCGCTTCCGGCGGCCCCGGGTCCTGCTCGCCGCCGGGGTCACCACGGTCGTGCTGGCCGGTGCCGGCGCCTACGCGTACGCCGGTGACGTGCCCCGGGGCACCACGGTGCTCGGCACCGAGGTCGGTGGCCGCAGTCGGACGGCGGCGGCCGGGGAACTGCGCGCCGAGTTGGAGCGACGGACCGGGACGCTGACCGCCCCGCTGACCGTCCGGGTCGGCGAGAAGACCGCGGAGATCGACCCGGCCGAGGTCGGGTTGACCGTGGACGTGGACGCGACCGTGGCGGCGGCGGCCGAGGCCGGGGCCCACCCGGTCAGCCGCCTGGTCGGCTCTCGGGAGGTCGAGCCCGTGGTGGTGGTGGACGCCGACCGGCTCGACGCCGCCCTGCGCAAGGTGATGGGCAACCAGGGCCGCAAGATGACCATGCCGGCGATCAGCTTCAAGGGCACCACCGTCAAGGTCACCCGCCCGAAGCCCAGCCTGGCGTTGGACCCGCAGCGCTCCGCCGAGGCGGTCCGGGCCGGCTGGCTCGCCGGGCAACCGGTCACCGTGCCGCTGGTCGAGACGCACCCGGCCACCACGGCCGAGGAGGTCGACAAGCTCGCCGCCGAACTGGCCGAGCCGGCCGTCGCCAAGGCGGTCACCCTGCGCACCGACCAGGGTTCGGTGAGCATCCCACCCGCCGCCATCGCCAAGAGCCTGCGGTTCAGCGCGGACAAGGCCGGCAAGCTGACCCCCAAGGTCGACGTGAAGCGCCTCCGCAGCGCCCTCGGCGACAAGCTGTCCAAGATCGAGGTGGAGGCCCGGGACGCCCGGATGGCCGTCACCGGCGGCAAGCCGAAGGTCGTCGACGACGGCCGTCCCGGGCAGCAGCTCGACACCGCCACGCTCGGCAAGGACCTGCTCGCGGTACTGCCGAAGGGCGACGACCGGACGGTCTCCGGCGAGCTGAAGCCGGTCCAACCCGAGGTGACCGCCGACAAGATCGGCGAGCTGGGCATCAAGGAGCGGGTCTCGAAGTTCACCACCCAGTTCACCGGTGGTCTCTCCGCGCCCCGCAGCAAGAACATCGTGCAGATCGCCAAGGACGTCGACGGCACCGTGGTCCTGCCCGGCGAGACGTTCTCCCTCAACGGGCACACCGGGGAACGCGGCTACGCCCAGGGCTACCACGACGCCCCGGTCATCATGGACGGCAAGCTCGTCCCCGGCGTCGGCGGTGGCACCTCGCAGTTCACCACCACGCTCTTCAACGCCACGTACTACGCCGGCCTGGAGGACGTGGAGCACAAGCCGCACTCGTACTGGTTCAGCCGGTACCCGGCGGTCATCGAGTCCACCATCTTCTGGCCGAACCTGGACTTCAAGTTCCGTAACAACACCGAGTACGGGGTCCTGATCGACACGTCGTACACGTCGAGTTCGATCACCGTGTCGATCTGGAGCACCAAGATCTACGACAGCGTCAAGACGGAGTACGGCCCCCGTCGGGACATCACCAAGCCGGTCACGACGTACCTCGAACCCGGTCCGTCCTGCATCCCGGCCAACGGCATCGACGGCTTCGCCCAGGACGCCTTCCGGGTCATCAAGAAGGACGGCAAGGTCGTCAAGCGGGAGAAGTTCAGCTGGCGCTACGCCGCCGAGCCGCGGTTCGTCTGCGGCAAGAAGCCCTCCTGA
- a CDS encoding SRPBCC family protein: MEHRTSVLTTAGPTELWRALTDPTEWPRWTASMTRVEALDGPVAPGNRFRIVQPGLRPMVWTVTGYVDGSSYEWTASLPGVTSVAWHAVGSAPDGRFRIELGIRQSGPLAPLVGLLVGRRTRRYVDAEAEGLVRYAEHAG, translated from the coding sequence ATGGAGCATCGCACCAGCGTTCTGACCACAGCCGGACCGACGGAGCTCTGGCGGGCGCTTACCGATCCGACCGAATGGCCCCGGTGGACGGCCTCGATGACCCGGGTGGAGGCCCTCGACGGTCCGGTGGCGCCGGGGAACCGGTTCCGGATCGTTCAGCCGGGCCTGCGTCCGATGGTGTGGACCGTCACCGGGTACGTCGACGGCTCCTCCTACGAGTGGACCGCGAGCCTGCCCGGGGTGACCAGCGTCGCGTGGCATGCCGTCGGGTCGGCACCGGACGGCCGGTTCCGGATCGAGCTGGGGATCCGCCAGTCCGGTCCGCTGGCACCGCTGGTGGGACTGCTGGTCGGCCGCCGAACCCGTCGCTACGTCGACGCCGAGGCCGAGGGACTCGTCCGGTACGCCGAACACGCCGGGTGA
- a CDS encoding helix-turn-helix domain-containing protein: protein MDHPSAGTLADKINRLFEVVRRPDREPYRNEEVATACREATGESFSTTYLWQLRNGRRTNPTKRHLEALAQFFQVPAAYFFDDERSARIVEELELLGALRDSAVRQIALRAVTLSPEGLDTISDMIEAIGRREARRAGAPVERGAAPGAPVERGAAPVAPVERDGG, encoded by the coding sequence ATGGACCACCCGAGCGCGGGCACCCTCGCCGACAAGATCAACAGACTCTTCGAGGTGGTCCGCCGCCCCGACCGGGAGCCGTACCGCAACGAGGAGGTGGCCACCGCCTGCCGCGAGGCCACCGGGGAGAGCTTCTCCACGACGTACCTCTGGCAGCTGCGCAACGGCCGACGGACCAACCCCACCAAGCGGCACCTGGAAGCCCTCGCCCAGTTCTTCCAGGTGCCGGCGGCCTACTTCTTCGACGACGAGCGCAGCGCCCGCATCGTCGAGGAGCTGGAGCTGCTCGGCGCGCTGCGCGACAGCGCGGTCCGGCAGATCGCGCTGCGCGCGGTCACCCTCTCACCGGAGGGGCTGGACACCATCAGCGACATGATCGAGGCCATCGGGCGGCGCGAGGCCCGTCGCGCCGGCGCGCCGGTGGAGCGCGGTGCCGCTCCCGGCGCTCCCGTGGAGCGCGGTGCCGCCCCGGTCGCGCCGGTGGAGCGCGATGGCGGTTGA
- a CDS encoding DUF6297 family protein, producing MTAAPAASRTVPPSGVPSARQLRSRLRRARRRHHPPSLGDLLTDIYMAVLFTAMYGWAFVSNVREYLHSPSADPADPAERYWLAGAALLAVAGLGWQGLRALGPVLVTPATQAWAVSAPVDRRAWLLPRAGLLIGLAAGAGALLGAALGAVGTALVDRADLGLAALAGAACGAAGVGLSIVAQGSLPGRRWPRLLGTGATVAGALGAVTVVVAHFTGLGLVRPSVPVAGLVVVVALPLAVLTGALALRALPRVDRASLTTGAQFANAAATAAVLLDPSLLFGLVESRRWRGVGRVRSRRFLAGRRWWVLLQAEARRLRRHPSAPTAWVALVLLQYAVAVAVPVAAGTAQVVGAFLAAGRLAGGLRAVSRSPGLRRVLGGDDTAVRLVHLVWPAVGAALWWVVTLPVGGAQPGWLTVVLVLGVVAGAYRAATKPPMSYDTAMVDTPFGMIPVGLLSQLLRGWDVVAVVVVARLLLT from the coding sequence GTGACCGCCGCACCGGCGGCGAGCCGGACCGTACCGCCGTCGGGCGTGCCCAGCGCCCGGCAGCTGCGGTCCCGGCTGCGTCGGGCCCGTCGCCGGCACCATCCGCCGTCCCTGGGCGACCTGCTCACCGACATCTACATGGCGGTGCTCTTCACCGCGATGTACGGCTGGGCGTTCGTCAGCAACGTCCGGGAGTACCTGCACTCCCCGTCGGCCGACCCGGCCGATCCGGCGGAGCGGTACTGGCTGGCCGGGGCCGCGTTGCTGGCCGTGGCCGGGCTCGGTTGGCAGGGGCTGCGGGCGCTGGGGCCGGTGCTGGTCACCCCGGCGACCCAGGCCTGGGCGGTGAGCGCCCCGGTCGACCGGCGGGCCTGGTTGTTGCCCCGGGCCGGGTTGCTGATCGGGCTGGCCGCCGGTGCCGGGGCACTGCTCGGCGCCGCGCTGGGTGCGGTCGGCACCGCCCTGGTCGACCGCGCCGACCTGGGGCTGGCGGCGCTGGCCGGTGCGGCGTGCGGTGCGGCGGGGGTCGGGTTGAGCATCGTCGCCCAGGGCAGCCTGCCCGGTCGCCGTTGGCCACGGTTGCTCGGTACGGGGGCGACGGTCGCGGGTGCGCTCGGCGCGGTCACCGTGGTCGTCGCGCACTTCACCGGTCTCGGGTTGGTCCGGCCGTCCGTACCGGTGGCCGGGTTGGTGGTCGTGGTGGCGCTGCCGCTGGCGGTGCTGACCGGCGCACTGGCGCTGCGGGCGCTGCCCCGGGTGGACCGGGCGTCGCTGACCACCGGGGCGCAGTTCGCCAACGCCGCCGCCACCGCGGCGGTGCTGTTGGATCCGTCCCTGCTCTTCGGGCTGGTGGAGAGCCGCCGGTGGCGCGGGGTGGGCCGGGTCCGCAGCCGCCGGTTCCTGGCCGGGCGTCGCTGGTGGGTGCTGTTGCAGGCCGAGGCACGCCGGTTGCGTCGGCATCCGAGTGCCCCCACGGCGTGGGTGGCCCTGGTGCTGCTGCAGTACGCGGTGGCCGTGGCGGTGCCGGTGGCGGCCGGTACGGCCCAGGTGGTCGGGGCGTTCCTGGCCGCGGGCCGGCTCGCCGGTGGGCTGCGGGCGGTGAGCCGTTCGCCGGGTCTACGGCGGGTGTTGGGCGGTGACGACACCGCCGTCCGGCTGGTGCACCTGGTCTGGCCGGCGGTCGGGGCGGCGCTCTGGTGGGTGGTCACCCTGCCGGTCGGTGGGGCGCAGCCGGGCTGGCTGACGGTGGTGCTGGTGCTCGGGGTGGTGGCTGGCGCGTACCGGGCCGCCACCAAGCCACCCATGTCGTACGACACGGCGATGGTGGACACCCCGTTCGGGATGATCCCGGTCGGTCTGCTGAGTCAGCTGCTGCGGGGCTGGGACGTGGTGGCCGTGGTGGTCGTCGCGCGCCTGCTGCTCACCTGA
- a CDS encoding ABC transporter ATP-binding protein, whose product MDALTVRGLSRSFGDLVVLDQVSFTVAPGRIAVVVGPNGSGKTTLLRCVVGADRPDDGEVLVDGRRAYETDPWVRAFVAAALDDIDFFPDLSVVEHLELLSYAHGGSGADVAEVLAELGLERARDQLPATLSSGQRRRLALASCFVRPRRLLILDEPEQRLDVRGRAWLAERLRGERDAGTAVLMASHDADLIGAVADTQVEIGT is encoded by the coding sequence GTGGACGCGCTCACGGTACGGGGGTTGAGCCGCAGCTTCGGCGATCTGGTCGTGCTCGACCAGGTCAGCTTCACGGTGGCGCCGGGTCGGATCGCTGTCGTGGTGGGCCCGAACGGCTCCGGCAAGACCACCCTGCTGCGGTGTGTCGTCGGTGCCGACCGGCCCGACGACGGTGAGGTGCTGGTGGACGGCCGACGGGCGTACGAGACAGATCCGTGGGTGCGGGCCTTCGTCGCCGCCGCCCTGGACGACATCGACTTCTTCCCCGATCTCTCCGTGGTCGAGCACCTGGAACTGCTCTCGTACGCGCACGGCGGCAGCGGTGCGGACGTGGCAGAGGTGCTGGCCGAGTTGGGGCTGGAGCGGGCCCGCGACCAGCTGCCCGCCACGCTCTCCAGCGGCCAGCGGCGACGCCTCGCGCTGGCGTCGTGTTTCGTCCGGCCGCGCCGGCTGCTGATCCTGGATGAGCCGGAGCAGCGCCTGGACGTCCGGGGTCGGGCGTGGCTGGCCGAGAGGTTACGCGGCGAGCGGGACGCCGGTACGGCGGTCCTGATGGCCTCGCACGACGCCGACCTGATCGGGGCGGTCGCCGACACCCAGGTCGAGATCGGCACGTGA